A section of the Microbulbifer pacificus genome encodes:
- the rsfS gene encoding ribosome silencing factor, whose protein sequence is MTDLKSIAVNALEDLKGQDITALDVSELSDVMDTLIICTGTSNRQVKSLANNVVEDGKEAGFRPIGVEGMETGEWVLVDYGDVVVHVMQAETRRFYDLEKLWSMTPNTRNNADGSDPHRD, encoded by the coding sequence ATGACTGATCTCAAATCGATTGCCGTAAACGCACTGGAAGACCTCAAGGGCCAGGACATCACCGCCCTCGACGTATCCGAACTCAGCGATGTGATGGATACCCTGATCATCTGCACGGGCACCTCCAACCGCCAGGTGAAGTCCCTGGCCAACAACGTGGTGGAAGATGGCAAAGAAGCCGGCTTCCGCCCCATCGGCGTCGAGGGGATGGAAACCGGCGAGTGGGTGCTGGTGGACTACGGTGACGTGGTGGTGCATGTGATGCAGGCGGAAACCCGCCGTTTCTACGACCTGGAAAAACTCTGGTCCATGACCCCGAACACCCGCAACAACGCGGATGGCAGCGATCCGCACCGGGACTGA
- a CDS encoding YhdP family phospholipid transporter — protein sequence MLWLRWCVRKFWLLVVTLLISLAILVQTGRILSPQVGNYSPQISHWLSQRLGAPVALEHISLRWQALEVALQIDGLNIGAEGQVKLQRGLFHLDLLSSLWNRELIWKNLEVDGFSAQLQQRAEGGWQVQGFPLASAASHEQSTHNTAGMRLGDPARIFQLGPKVLVRDASLGLVLSDGQSANVDLREIQLENSGNFHRLVARAYVTGAMESLHRGEESFHLVLEGRGNPRRSDEFSLRGYAQLNELMVDADLVGLLYQLSPLPEKLYWPGRKLAGGRLWLSSDAKNGYSLRGDLSLAQMAQSDAGGEQRQSDAGGQPRGALETLNALSSNISGRWRPGESWELVLQELGLNWQQLEVPAVNLQASGDQQGNLELAVDQIELQAWHRVLRVLELIPEKADEWLQALEPTGELMNVRLARRDGDVSVAANLQNVSAGAHLGAPAVTGVNGYMTLNGQGGRVELDSGRGFSAHFPLLYEAPFSFDAARGTVAWDIDRDHNTVSVYSGPLMLDAAPVEHAEFSAAPAAGVTSGASAYRGQFLLQIPLIPHSRAADFTLALGLRDVAVDEQHNLVPTVVSEDLRQWLNQSVGKHNKGRIPSAGFVYRGYSYREGEKENLLALGQHEFRQTVQLQADITGSSLEYAAGWPAAENVDGHLGINDRDVLVLAPRARLWHVDGANVSVRVSPQQTGSRLDVRAELAGPAADGLKLLRESPLRDKLGKAFDSWKLGGDMQGTLRIAQPLGGADFAPSQQIDLQLSDAELTLQNLNLDIQHLNGNVRYHSVDGLAGSAFRGQLWGQPLKASIQHLGQGEERDTQVVVRGQAETASVERWSGRPELQWLEGALDYTARITIPASAKQKPYGAILELQSDLERVAVNLPAPLAKPAGQKSRFVLRVPIGDQGNLYHLSYGEHLQGQIWQVDGQLERASIALNAEAKLPPSPGISIIGDLQLVDLQPWQNALSIYTGDKSAADEKASAAPPGENTGDTAPSDATDTEMADSRRLPITLDLSTDLLRISESTQIDNIHVSGRGVGEDWQLQFESETATGELSGMLHSSTPLQVKLEHLRLPAMAKEKTTAGDAAPEQAAPPVDRWQGFEFASLPKVDFSTDELWLGEESLGPWSFRLRPSAERLVVSEIHGAMRGIRIEGRGEAENRLGAQLMWMRDETGRESSQFIGRLSGENLGDVLQAWGQEAAIESRSAVFDTALRWRGSPAMVNPSSLNGEIRIDIRNGRFMRASDNAGTSLLRLLSLFNFDTWARRLRLDFSDLVQSGLTFDQVHGEVYFEGDGELLIAVPIQVVGPTSELQMAGRVNLQREDLNLTLVATLPVGNNLAFVAALAGGLPAAAGVYLISKVFKKQVDRVASVSYRINGEWSDPEVRFDRLFDDGAADREGESAVAERRQEVEQHQRQKTQAETVKRAAEGADSASTKLPVSGDSSAPGIPGGKPQQWNPVGA from the coding sequence TGCAAGCCATGAGCAGAGTACCCACAACACCGCCGGCATGCGCCTCGGTGACCCGGCGCGTATCTTCCAGCTGGGGCCGAAAGTGCTGGTGCGGGATGCCAGTCTCGGCCTGGTACTCAGCGACGGCCAGTCCGCCAATGTCGACCTGCGGGAAATCCAGCTGGAGAACAGCGGCAATTTTCACCGCCTGGTGGCAAGGGCCTATGTCACCGGCGCCATGGAGAGTCTGCACCGCGGCGAAGAGAGTTTTCACCTGGTGCTCGAAGGTCGCGGCAACCCGCGCCGCAGCGACGAATTTTCCCTGCGCGGTTACGCGCAGCTGAACGAATTGATGGTGGATGCGGACCTGGTAGGACTGCTGTACCAGCTGTCGCCGCTGCCGGAGAAACTGTACTGGCCCGGGCGCAAACTCGCCGGTGGCCGCCTGTGGCTGAGCTCCGATGCGAAAAACGGCTACAGCCTGCGGGGTGACCTGAGCCTCGCGCAAATGGCGCAGAGCGACGCCGGTGGCGAGCAACGGCAATCTGATGCAGGCGGCCAACCCCGCGGCGCGCTGGAAACCCTGAACGCGCTGTCGAGCAATATTTCCGGCCGCTGGCGTCCCGGCGAATCCTGGGAGCTGGTACTGCAGGAACTGGGGCTCAACTGGCAGCAGTTGGAAGTGCCTGCCGTCAACCTGCAGGCCAGTGGCGACCAGCAAGGCAATCTTGAGCTGGCGGTGGACCAGATTGAACTGCAGGCCTGGCACCGGGTACTGCGGGTACTGGAACTGATTCCGGAAAAGGCCGACGAGTGGTTACAGGCACTGGAGCCCACCGGCGAACTCATGAACGTGCGCCTGGCCCGTCGCGATGGCGACGTCAGTGTGGCCGCCAACCTGCAGAATGTGTCGGCAGGTGCCCACCTGGGCGCGCCAGCCGTCACCGGCGTCAATGGATACATGACCCTCAATGGCCAGGGCGGTCGCGTGGAGCTCGACAGCGGCCGGGGTTTCAGCGCGCACTTCCCGTTGTTGTATGAGGCTCCTTTCTCCTTCGATGCCGCCCGCGGCACCGTGGCCTGGGATATCGACCGCGACCACAACACCGTTTCGGTGTACTCCGGGCCACTGATGCTGGACGCTGCGCCGGTAGAGCATGCGGAGTTCAGTGCGGCGCCCGCCGCCGGCGTCACTTCTGGGGCGAGCGCCTACCGCGGCCAGTTCCTGCTACAGATTCCGCTGATCCCCCACAGCCGCGCTGCGGACTTTACCCTCGCTCTCGGCCTGCGCGATGTCGCCGTCGACGAGCAGCACAACCTGGTGCCCACTGTAGTGAGCGAGGATCTGCGCCAGTGGCTGAACCAGAGTGTCGGCAAGCACAACAAGGGCCGCATCCCCAGTGCCGGCTTTGTGTACCGCGGCTACAGCTATCGCGAAGGGGAAAAAGAGAATTTGCTCGCCCTGGGGCAGCACGAATTCCGCCAGACGGTGCAGCTGCAGGCGGACATAACCGGCAGCAGCCTGGAGTATGCCGCGGGCTGGCCGGCGGCGGAGAATGTAGACGGACACCTCGGGATCAACGACCGCGATGTACTGGTGCTGGCGCCGCGGGCGCGTCTCTGGCATGTGGATGGGGCCAACGTTTCCGTGCGGGTATCGCCGCAGCAAACCGGATCGCGCCTCGATGTGCGCGCGGAACTGGCGGGCCCGGCGGCCGACGGACTCAAACTGCTGCGGGAATCGCCGCTGCGGGACAAACTGGGCAAGGCCTTCGACAGCTGGAAGCTGGGCGGGGATATGCAGGGTACCCTGCGCATTGCCCAGCCGCTGGGCGGCGCCGATTTTGCTCCCAGCCAGCAGATCGACCTGCAGTTGAGCGATGCGGAACTGACCCTGCAGAACCTGAATCTCGATATCCAACACCTTAACGGCAATGTGCGCTACCACAGTGTCGACGGCCTTGCGGGTTCGGCGTTCCGCGGCCAGCTCTGGGGTCAGCCGCTGAAGGCGTCCATCCAGCACCTGGGGCAGGGCGAAGAGCGCGATACCCAGGTGGTGGTGCGCGGCCAGGCGGAGACCGCGAGTGTTGAGCGCTGGAGCGGGCGCCCGGAATTGCAGTGGCTCGAGGGCGCCCTCGACTACACCGCGCGTATCACCATTCCCGCCAGTGCCAAGCAGAAGCCCTACGGCGCGATTCTGGAACTGCAATCCGATCTGGAGCGGGTGGCGGTGAATCTGCCAGCTCCGCTGGCCAAGCCCGCGGGGCAGAAGTCCCGTTTCGTGCTGCGGGTGCCAATCGGCGACCAGGGCAATCTGTATCACCTCAGCTATGGCGAGCATCTGCAGGGGCAGATCTGGCAGGTCGATGGCCAGCTGGAACGGGCCTCCATTGCCCTGAACGCGGAGGCCAAACTGCCGCCGTCACCGGGTATTTCGATCATCGGTGACCTGCAATTGGTGGATCTGCAGCCGTGGCAAAATGCGCTGTCGATCTATACCGGCGACAAATCCGCTGCCGACGAAAAGGCCTCCGCCGCGCCGCCCGGGGAGAATACCGGGGACACTGCTCCATCCGATGCTACCGATACCGAGATGGCCGACTCCCGCCGTCTGCCGATTACCCTGGATCTCAGCACCGATCTGCTGCGGATTTCCGAGTCCACCCAGATCGACAATATCCATGTAAGTGGTCGCGGTGTCGGTGAGGACTGGCAGTTGCAGTTCGAGAGCGAAACCGCCACCGGTGAGCTCAGCGGTATGCTGCACTCCAGCACGCCGCTACAGGTCAAGCTTGAACATCTGCGGCTGCCGGCCATGGCGAAGGAAAAAACGACCGCGGGCGACGCCGCCCCGGAGCAGGCTGCGCCTCCAGTGGACCGCTGGCAGGGATTCGAATTTGCCAGCTTGCCGAAGGTGGATTTCAGTACCGACGAACTGTGGCTGGGTGAGGAGTCCCTCGGTCCCTGGTCCTTCCGCCTGCGGCCTTCGGCCGAGCGGCTGGTGGTGAGCGAAATCCACGGTGCCATGCGCGGTATCCGGATCGAAGGGCGCGGCGAAGCGGAAAACCGCCTGGGTGCGCAGCTGATGTGGATGCGCGATGAAACGGGCCGTGAGTCGTCGCAATTTATCGGCCGCCTGAGCGGTGAAAACCTCGGGGATGTGCTGCAGGCCTGGGGGCAGGAGGCGGCCATCGAAAGCCGCAGCGCCGTATTCGATACCGCACTGCGCTGGAGAGGTTCGCCGGCGATGGTGAACCCCAGCAGTCTCAACGGCGAGATCCGCATCGATATCCGCAACGGCCGCTTTATGCGCGCCAGCGACAACGCCGGCACCTCGCTGCTGCGACTGTTGTCTCTGTTCAATTTCGACACCTGGGCGCGGCGCCTGCGGCTGGACTTTTCCGATCTGGTGCAGAGTGGCCTGACCTTCGACCAGGTGCACGGCGAGGTTTATTTCGAGGGCGACGGCGAGCTGTTGATCGCGGTACCGATCCAGGTAGTGGGGCCCACTAGTGAGTTGCAGATGGCGGGGCGGGTGAACCTGCAGCGTGAAGACCTGAACCTGACCCTGGTAGCGACCTTGCCGGTGGGCAATAACCTGGCCTTTGTGGCCGCACTCGCCGGCGGCCTGCCGGCGGCGGCGGGAGTCTACCTGATCAGTAAGGTGTTCAAGAAACAGGTGGACCGGGTGGCCAGCGTCAGTTATCGCATCAACGGCGAGTGGTCTGACCCGGAAGTGCGTTTCGACCGGTTGTTTGACGACGGCGCCGCCGATCGCGAGGGCGAAAGTGCGGTGGCCGAGCGCAGGCAGGAAGTTGAACAGCACCAGCGGCAAAAAACGCAGGCGGAAACGGTTAAGCGCGCGGCCGAAGGCGCGGATTCCGCAAGTACCAAGTTACCGGTCAGCGGCGATTCCAGCGCGCCGGGCATACCAGGCGGCAAACCTCAGCAGTGGAACCCGGTGGGCGCATAG
- the nadD gene encoding nicotinate-nucleotide adenylyltransferase has translation MSNPSSALPRSLKTLALFGGTFNPVHFGHLRMALELKEALGFDEMRLLPSHQPAHRAEPRVSAQARRDMLALALEGCPELALDDRELARDGPTYTVDTLEGLREELGEEISISFCMGLDSLLGLPGWHRWERLLELAHLVVVTRPGWHMPRDGEVAELLARHCGTMDDIRGHSVGRILVREQTLLPISATGIRSLIASGRSAQFLLPERVLNYIQIHQLYRS, from the coding sequence ATGAGTAATCCTTCGTCAGCGCTACCGCGCTCGTTGAAGACTCTCGCCCTGTTCGGCGGCACCTTTAACCCGGTGCACTTCGGCCACCTGCGCATGGCGCTGGAACTGAAGGAAGCGCTGGGCTTTGACGAAATGCGCCTGCTGCCTTCCCACCAGCCGGCGCACCGAGCCGAGCCGCGGGTGAGTGCCCAGGCCCGGCGTGACATGCTGGCGCTGGCACTGGAGGGGTGTCCCGAGCTCGCATTGGACGATCGCGAACTCGCGCGGGATGGACCCACCTATACCGTGGATACCCTGGAAGGATTGCGGGAGGAGCTGGGGGAGGAGATCTCCATCAGCTTCTGCATGGGGCTCGACTCACTGCTCGGCCTGCCCGGCTGGCACCGCTGGGAGCGCTTGCTGGAACTGGCCCACCTGGTGGTGGTGACCCGTCCCGGCTGGCACATGCCGCGGGACGGTGAGGTGGCGGAGTTGCTGGCCCGCCACTGCGGAACCATGGACGACATTCGCGGGCATTCGGTAGGGCGCATCCTGGTAAGGGAGCAGACCCTGCTGCCGATTTCCGCGACAGGTATCCGCAGCCTGATCGCCAGCGGCCGCTCGGCGCAGTTCCTGCTGCCGGAGCGGGTACTTAACTACATTCAGATTCATCAGCTCTACCGGAGCTAA
- a CDS encoding peptidylprolyl isomerase: MPRATARHILVDSEAQCLDLKKQIEDGADFGKIAQQYSKCPSGRSGGDLGEFSQGQMVPEFDKVVFSGELNKVHGPVKTQFGYHLLEVTSRS, translated from the coding sequence GTGCCAAGAGCAACAGCCCGCCACATTCTGGTAGATAGCGAAGCCCAATGTCTGGATCTGAAAAAGCAGATCGAAGACGGCGCGGATTTCGGAAAAATCGCCCAGCAATATTCCAAGTGCCCTTCCGGCCGCAGTGGCGGCGATCTGGGTGAATTCAGCCAGGGTCAGATGGTGCCGGAATTCGACAAGGTGGTTTTCAGCGGTGAGCTGAACAAGGTACACGGCCCGGTGAAAACCCAGTTTGGTTATCACCTGCTGGAAGTGACCAGCCGCTCTTAA
- a CDS encoding DUF2339 domain-containing protein: MDNLVLLGVLLFLTVVVGSFMGIFAFAEVKSLRGEVRRLRAAVESASGASSESGPPPIAPAAQSVAAPPIVIAPVETPSSVDIPATGQFAATSRHKQQDLDDVVADTAGESAPRAVPPLREGFWERVQQNWMVWLGGACVALSGIFLARYGIEQGLLGPRVRVALGLITALALYIASEVLRRRTGGSHPTFAALAGGGAITAFAAILSAVHLYHLVEPGLAFGMLAVVALLTMWLARLHGPVLAAIGMLGAYSVPVLVSTGGGNVVGAMVYAVIISVSVLLLLRHVYRSWLWLGLLAGALLWWLISLQGHQADGWRGPYLAALAYLLLSVVPGDWLLQQNAGDGEGDISSAFARITQMLLPSLLLLLTAQCLSIFREGFPSASLASALWAWSPLVLVLLIAARRRTQLAPLPWLLLLGQLAAWLAGRLDRWEGLPVQLLPLPPDKQGVFLAFLAITAALFSAFALFNYRRGLARFWWASLAVMAPLLSLPVGYLLAGDGLPLYWWCLYAAVFGAVFLYLGSRGAGQGWHKSMVVWLFIGGHFAYSLAACLWLEQASLTLALALQAVSLAWIIRKFEMPALGWLLKGVLLLVVVRLTLNPWLLSYGDDSHWSLWTYGGSVLCTWLATRILRDRQPALVRWAEAAALHLLVLALWAESRYWLYDGHAFAAHYSFTEAVINMWLFTGLGLVYYRKSLLAGSFSRWYDGYGRLLILAAVANYVGILLATAISEPWVWSSIGERPLLNMLLPAFAGPALLAWLVSRWYLPGVRRPAGLASACAAFIWISLEVRHLWQGDIRLDTSASTGELYTYSAVWLLLAVAAILFGSWRGWRSCYRGGMAVLALVIVKLFLVDMSGLEGLLRVASFMGMGLALLGIAYLHQKLGRVSAGRSP, translated from the coding sequence ATGGATAATCTGGTTTTGCTCGGCGTGCTGCTGTTTCTGACCGTGGTAGTCGGGTCCTTTATGGGCATTTTTGCCTTTGCCGAAGTAAAAAGCCTGCGCGGCGAGGTGCGCAGGCTGCGCGCCGCCGTCGAGTCCGCATCCGGAGCTTCTTCCGAGAGCGGACCTCCCCCCATCGCACCTGCGGCGCAAAGCGTCGCGGCGCCGCCGATAGTGATCGCCCCCGTTGAGACACCGTCGTCTGTTGATATACCGGCAACCGGCCAATTCGCGGCAACCAGCCGGCACAAGCAGCAGGACTTGGATGATGTTGTTGCCGATACCGCCGGGGAATCTGCCCCGCGTGCGGTTCCGCCCCTGCGGGAGGGGTTCTGGGAGCGTGTACAGCAGAACTGGATGGTGTGGCTGGGCGGTGCCTGTGTGGCGCTGTCCGGTATTTTTCTCGCGCGCTATGGCATTGAGCAGGGGTTGCTGGGGCCGCGGGTGCGGGTGGCGCTGGGGCTGATCACCGCACTGGCGCTGTACATCGCCTCGGAAGTGCTGCGCCGCCGAACCGGCGGCAGCCATCCCACCTTTGCCGCACTGGCGGGGGGGGGCGCGATTACTGCGTTCGCCGCCATCCTGTCGGCGGTGCACCTGTATCACTTGGTTGAGCCCGGCCTGGCGTTTGGCATGCTGGCGGTGGTGGCGCTGCTCACCATGTGGCTGGCGCGCTTGCACGGCCCTGTGCTGGCGGCGATTGGCATGCTCGGTGCCTATTCGGTGCCAGTACTGGTGTCCACCGGTGGCGGCAATGTTGTCGGCGCCATGGTCTACGCGGTGATCATTAGCGTCTCGGTGCTGCTGTTGCTGCGCCATGTCTACCGCAGCTGGTTGTGGCTCGGGCTGCTCGCGGGCGCGCTGCTGTGGTGGCTGATTTCGCTGCAGGGCCATCAGGCGGATGGCTGGCGCGGCCCCTACCTGGCGGCACTGGCTTACCTGCTGCTTTCCGTGGTGCCCGGGGACTGGTTGCTGCAGCAGAACGCGGGAGACGGCGAGGGCGATATTAGCTCCGCATTCGCCAGGATCACCCAGATGTTGCTGCCCAGTCTGCTGCTACTGCTAACAGCCCAGTGTCTGTCTATTTTCCGCGAGGGCTTCCCGTCTGCGTCTCTGGCATCCGCGCTGTGGGCGTGGAGTCCGCTGGTTTTGGTGCTGCTGATTGCCGCTCGCCGCCGCACACAGCTGGCACCACTGCCCTGGCTATTGCTGCTCGGGCAGCTGGCGGCGTGGCTGGCGGGGCGCCTCGACCGGTGGGAGGGTTTGCCAGTGCAATTGCTGCCGCTGCCGCCGGACAAGCAGGGCGTGTTCCTGGCATTTCTCGCGATTACTGCCGCACTGTTTTCCGCTTTCGCCCTGTTTAATTACCGCCGCGGGTTGGCCCGCTTCTGGTGGGCGTCGCTCGCGGTGATGGCACCACTGCTGTCGTTGCCAGTAGGTTATTTACTGGCGGGAGACGGGTTGCCGCTCTACTGGTGGTGCCTGTATGCGGCGGTATTTGGCGCCGTGTTCCTGTATCTCGGCAGTCGCGGCGCGGGCCAGGGTTGGCACAAGTCCATGGTGGTGTGGCTGTTTATCGGCGGGCATTTTGCCTACAGCCTTGCGGCCTGCCTGTGGCTCGAGCAGGCGAGCCTGACACTCGCGCTGGCGCTGCAGGCGGTATCGCTGGCTTGGATCATCCGCAAGTTCGAGATGCCGGCACTGGGCTGGCTGCTGAAGGGGGTGTTGTTGCTGGTTGTGGTGCGTCTGACCCTGAATCCGTGGCTGCTGAGTTACGGCGACGACAGCCACTGGTCGCTGTGGACCTACGGCGGTTCCGTCCTGTGTACCTGGCTTGCCACCCGCATCCTGCGCGACCGGCAACCGGCACTGGTGCGCTGGGCCGAGGCGGCGGCGTTGCATCTGCTGGTACTGGCGCTGTGGGCAGAGAGCCGCTACTGGCTGTACGACGGTCACGCCTTTGCCGCGCACTACAGCTTTACCGAGGCAGTGATCAATATGTGGCTGTTTACCGGCTTGGGGCTGGTGTACTACCGCAAGAGCCTGTTGGCCGGCAGCTTCTCTCGCTGGTACGACGGCTACGGGCGACTGCTGATACTGGCGGCGGTGGCCAACTATGTGGGGATTCTGCTGGCCACCGCCATCAGCGAGCCCTGGGTTTGGAGTTCGATCGGCGAGCGGCCCCTGCTGAACATGTTGCTGCCGGCGTTTGCCGGTCCCGCGCTGCTGGCGTGGCTGGTGAGCCGCTGGTACCTGCCGGGGGTGCGACGGCCGGCGGGACTGGCGTCGGCATGTGCCGCGTTCATCTGGATTTCGCTGGAGGTGCGCCACCTGTGGCAGGGGGATATCCGCCTTGACACTTCGGCCTCCACCGGCGAGTTGTACACCTATTCGGCGGTGTGGCTGTTGCTGGCGGTGGCGGCCATCCTGTTCGGCAGCTGGCGCGGCTGGCGCAGTTGCTACCGAGGAGGCATGGCGGTGCTGGCGCTGGTGATCGTGAAACTGTTCCTGGTGGATATGTCCGGGCTCGAGGGGCTGCTGCGGGTGGCCTCATTTATGGGCATGGGGCTGGCTCTGCTGGGAATCGCCTACCTGCACCAGAAACTGGGGCGTGTCAGCGCCGGTCGGAGCCCATAA
- a CDS encoding LON peptidase substrate-binding domain-containing protein: MIPLFPLHMALFPGVTLPLRIFEQRYLRLVTESLKTDTGFGVALIRSGREVGPAEVWPLGLYVRIVDWSQGEEGLLHIEVVGESRFRVLETYPEEDGLLMADVEWLPDEEPHPVPESCDGLLAVLNELKQYAAVLSLKFAPVESAEALSWQLAQLLPLDDAVRLELLASHDPLERLAHIAANLDQWARQ, translated from the coding sequence TTGATTCCTCTTTTCCCTCTCCACATGGCGCTGTTTCCCGGCGTGACCCTGCCGTTGCGGATCTTTGAGCAGCGCTATCTTCGCCTGGTTACCGAATCCCTCAAGACCGACACCGGCTTTGGCGTTGCGCTGATCCGCAGCGGTCGCGAAGTGGGGCCGGCGGAGGTCTGGCCCCTCGGGCTCTATGTGCGTATCGTCGACTGGAGTCAGGGTGAGGAGGGGTTGCTGCACATCGAGGTGGTGGGGGAGTCGCGATTTCGCGTGCTGGAAACCTACCCCGAGGAAGATGGCCTGCTGATGGCAGATGTGGAATGGCTGCCGGATGAAGAGCCCCACCCGGTACCCGAAAGCTGCGACGGCCTGCTCGCAGTGCTGAACGAACTGAAGCAGTACGCCGCTGTGCTCTCGCTGAAGTTTGCCCCGGTAGAAAGTGCCGAGGCGCTGTCGTGGCAGCTGGCGCAATTGTTGCCGCTGGATGACGCGGTGCGGTTGGAACTGCTGGCCAGTCACGATCCTCTGGAACGCCTCGCACATATCGCCGCCAATCTGGATCAGTGGGCCCGGCAGTAA
- the ypfJ gene encoding KPN_02809 family neutral zinc metallopeptidase produces MRWRKGRRSSNVEDRRGEPSPGGGGGGLGGGLGNLLALAPFLLRSKKGWLILLALAALYYFGGNLFSGSRHSEPPSLGPESQTAPGTQAGPEDEVAQFVSVVLADTEDTWGNLFQQAGSQYVTPKLVLYNDAVRSACGLSTAAVGPFYCPGDAKVYLDLSFLNELKQLGAPGDFAFAYVIAHEVGHHVQNLMGTSEKVQQARMRADKVTANRLSVMLELQADCFAGVWAFYAHRDRNMLEPGDIEEGLRAAAAVGDDRLQRRTGHVVSPDAFTHGSAEQRAYWFKQGFTTGDVNKCNTFAALAGQ; encoded by the coding sequence ATGCGCTGGCGTAAGGGTCGCAGAAGTTCGAATGTGGAAGACCGCCGCGGAGAACCCTCCCCCGGCGGCGGCGGTGGCGGCTTGGGCGGCGGCCTCGGCAATCTGCTGGCGCTGGCGCCCTTCCTGCTCCGCAGCAAGAAAGGCTGGCTGATCCTGCTGGCACTGGCAGCCCTGTACTACTTTGGCGGCAATCTGTTTTCCGGCAGCAGGCACAGCGAACCGCCAAGTCTGGGACCAGAGAGCCAGACCGCCCCGGGCACCCAGGCGGGACCGGAAGATGAGGTCGCCCAATTTGTGTCGGTGGTGCTCGCAGATACCGAGGATACCTGGGGCAACCTGTTTCAGCAGGCGGGCTCGCAATATGTCACGCCCAAACTGGTGCTCTACAACGACGCCGTGCGCTCCGCCTGCGGTCTCAGTACTGCGGCTGTGGGTCCGTTCTATTGCCCGGGTGATGCCAAGGTGTACCTGGATCTCAGTTTCCTGAACGAGCTGAAACAGCTGGGGGCACCGGGCGATTTTGCCTTCGCCTATGTGATCGCCCACGAGGTGGGCCACCATGTGCAGAATCTGATGGGAACCTCAGAGAAAGTGCAGCAGGCGCGCATGCGCGCTGACAAGGTGACAGCCAATCGCCTGTCGGTGATGCTGGAATTACAGGCAGATTGTTTCGCGGGTGTCTGGGCATTTTACGCCCACCGCGACCGCAACATGCTGGAACCCGGTGATATCGAAGAAGGCCTACGCGCCGCCGCCGCCGTCGGCGACGATCGCCTGCAGCGCCGCACCGGCCACGTAGTCTCCCCGGATGCGTTCACCCACGGCAGCGCCGAGCAGCGCGCCTACTGGTTCAAGCAAGGATTTACCACCGGCGATGTGAACAAGTGCAATACGTTTGCCGCGCTGGCCGGGCAGTAA
- a CDS encoding glutamate-5-semialdehyde dehydrogenase, whose product MPADGQADGQGSTEATMQAMGRAARAAARLMARADTASKNAALKAIAAELDVQRPQLAAANAKDMQRGRNNGLDAALLDRLELNDARIDAMIDGLIQIAELPDPVGEVSDLKYRPSGIQVGKMRVPLGVVGIIYESRPNVTIDAASLCLKSGNATILRGGSEALYSNGAIAACIAAGLKRAGLPETAVQVVNTTDRAAVGALISMPEYVDVIVPRGGKGLIERISREARVPVIKHLDGICHVYLDDRADPEKAFNIALNAKTHRYGVCNAMETLLVAEAVAAEFLPRLASAYIDKGVELRGCEKTCAILPQALPATEEDWATEYLAPVLSIRVVADMDAAMDHIARYSSGHTESIVTEDYSRARRFLAEVDSSSVMVNASTRFADGFEYGLGAEIGISTDKIHARGPVGLEGLTSQKWIVFGDGHIRQ is encoded by the coding sequence GTGCCGGCAGATGGACAAGCAGATGGGCAAGGTAGTACCGAAGCCACCATGCAGGCCATGGGTCGCGCCGCGCGCGCCGCTGCGCGCCTGATGGCACGCGCTGATACCGCAAGCAAAAACGCCGCCCTGAAAGCCATCGCCGCCGAGCTGGATGTTCAGCGACCGCAACTGGCGGCGGCCAATGCCAAAGACATGCAAAGGGGCCGCAACAACGGCCTCGACGCCGCGCTGCTGGACCGCCTGGAACTGAACGATGCGCGCATTGACGCGATGATCGACGGGTTGATTCAGATTGCGGAACTGCCGGACCCGGTGGGTGAGGTCAGCGACCTCAAATACCGCCCCAGTGGTATCCAGGTGGGCAAGATGCGGGTGCCACTCGGTGTGGTGGGGATCATTTACGAGTCCCGCCCCAATGTGACCATCGATGCCGCGAGCCTGTGCCTCAAGTCCGGCAACGCGACGATTCTGCGCGGTGGCAGTGAGGCACTGTATTCCAACGGCGCCATTGCCGCCTGCATCGCCGCCGGCCTGAAGCGGGCGGGGTTGCCGGAAACCGCAGTACAGGTGGTGAATACCACCGACCGCGCCGCGGTGGGCGCACTGATTTCCATGCCGGAATACGTGGATGTGATTGTTCCCCGCGGCGGCAAGGGCCTGATCGAGCGCATCAGCCGCGAGGCGCGGGTGCCGGTGATCAAACACCTCGATGGCATCTGTCATGTATACCTGGATGACCGCGCCGACCCGGAGAAGGCGTTCAATATCGCACTGAACGCGAAGACCCATCGCTATGGCGTGTGCAACGCCATGGAAACCCTGCTGGTGGCCGAGGCGGTAGCGGCGGAGTTCCTGCCGCGACTGGCGAGCGCCTACATTGATAAAGGGGTGGAGCTGCGCGGTTGTGAAAAGACCTGCGCCATCCTGCCCCAGGCCCTGCCGGCCACGGAGGAAGACTGGGCCACGGAATATCTGGCGCCGGTACTGTCCATTCGGGTGGTGGCGGATATGGATGCGGCGATGGACCACATTGCGCGCTACAGCTCCGGGCATACGGAATCCATCGTCACCGAGGACTACAGCCGCGCGCGCCGCTTTTTGGCGGAGGTGGATTCCAGCTCGGTGATGGTCAATGCCTCCACCCGCTTTGCGGACGGTTTTGAATACGGACTGGGTGCGGAAATCGGTATCAGTACCGACAAGATCCACGCGCGCGGACCGGTGGGCCTTGAGGGTCTCACCTCACAGAAATGGATCGTGTTCGGGGACGGGCACATCCGCCAATGA